The following coding sequences lie in one Musa acuminata AAA Group cultivar baxijiao chromosome BXJ1-8, Cavendish_Baxijiao_AAA, whole genome shotgun sequence genomic window:
- the LOC135588743 gene encoding uncharacterized protein LOC135588743: MTLRGSFGSPAPEERGRQTRGMLEARSLRKAVVPASLFRDPSPGNIQSTRLALNVNDGGSSCSVYIASGCRVYKIEISMEDSVITKGKESLIIPVNAEVIHSSAVDRCPHRSEIQSLVLTEGGDNCLIMGTVDCYGHLIVSQLDPVGSVIDRLSYSVLPRDCGIGEGSWAGICFSPAHWSTVAVARSFCKSIDVYDQDIHIKSLQTLWYPASLSFFDNPHYEGHSSVLAVAEGSQLTIWDLRTNQNGGCVQRVCGSIGDLIYSLCSSPSGTIAVGGSDRTVTIYDPRRWSAISRWVNCSKYEITGLYFSTIDSDYIYIQGVDYEVICGTWKEGRKAFSFRGDSNWLGFSKCANADVLAGWCDSGSIFVADVVEEHS; this comes from the exons ATGACACTCCGCGGCTCATTTGGGTCGCCCGCGCCGGAGGAGAGGGGAAGACAAACTCGGGGAATGTTGGAAGCGAGGAGCTTGCGGAAGGCGGTCGTCCCGGCCTCGCTATTCCGAGACCCGTCGCCGGGGAACATCCAATCCACTCGCCTCGCTCTCAAT GTCAATGATGGCGGCTCTTCTTGCTCCGTATACATCGCTTCCGGTTGCCGCGTCTACAAGATCGAG ATATCCATGGAAGATTCTGTAATTACTAAAGGAAAAGAAAGCCTTATAATTCCTGTCAATGCAGAG GTCATACACTCATCTGCGGTTGACCGCTGTCCTCATCGTTCAGAGATTCAAAGTTTAGTCCTTACTGAAGGAG GTGATAACTGCTTGATTATGGGCACAGTGGACTGTTATGGGCACCTTATTGTATCCCAGTTGGATCCAGTTGGTTCAG TCATCGACAGGCTTTCTTATTCGGTGTTACCTCGAGATTGCGGTATAGGAGAGGGGAGCTGGGCTGGTATCTGCTTTAGTCCAGCACACTGGTCTACA gTAGCAGTCGCCCGCAGCTTCTGCAAAAGTATCGATGTTTATGACCAAGATATCCACATTAAGAGTTTACAAAC ATTGTGGTACCCGGCTTCATTAAGTTTTTTTGATAATCCACATTATGAGGGGCACTCCTCTGTACTAGCTGTTGCTGAAGGCTCTCAG CTGACCATATGGGACTTGAGAACAAATCAAAATGGTGGATGTGTACAACGTGTATGTGGTTCCATTGGAGATCTCATATATTCCCTGTGTAGTTCACCATCTGGAACAATTGCTGTTGGTGGATCTGATCGTACTGTTACCATTTATGATCCTCGCAG GTGGTCGGCCATATCAAGATGGGTGAACTGCTCAAAGTATGAG ATAACAGGTCTCTATTTCTCAACAATCGACTCAGATTACATCTACATCCAAGGTGTTGATTATGAG GTTATCTGTGGAACATGGAAAGAAGGTAGAAAAGCATTCTCCTTTAGGGGAGACTCAAACTGGTTGGGCTTTAGTAAG TGTGCAAATGCAGATGTTCTTGCTGGATGGTGCGATTCTGGTAGCATCTTTGTGGCTGATGTTGTAGAGGAGCACTCATGA
- the LOC103995665 gene encoding tubby-like F-box protein 8 has protein sequence MSFRSIVRDVRDSFGSLSRRSFEVRLSSLSGHLRGKSQVFVPEPHDTPPVIQSSRWASLPPELLRDVIKRLEASEGTWPSRKDVVACAAVCRAWREMCKEIVRSPEFCGKLTFPISLKQPGTRDGMIQCFIKRDKSKLTYHLYLCLSPAVLVENGKFLLSAKRIRRTACTEYVISMDANNISRSTNTYIGKLRSNFLGTKFIIYDTQPPYNGAAICPPGRTSRRFYSKKVSPKVPSGSYSIAQVTYELNVLGTRGPRRMHCVMHSIPASALEPGGTVPGQPDSLVSRSLEESFRSMSFSKSIMDRSMDFSSSRFSDIIGGTQEGDEGGEAKERPLVLRNKPPRWHEQLQCWCLNFRGRVTVASVKNFQLIAASQPAAGAPTPSQPAPSEHDKIILQFGKVAKDMFTMDYRYPLSAFQAFAICLSSFDTKLACE, from the exons ATGTCGTTCCGTAGTATAGTTCGAGATGTGCGGGATAGTTTTGGGAGCTTGTCAAGGCGTAGTTTCGAAGTGAGACTTTCAAGTCTTTCTGGGCATCTCCGGGGTAAATCTCAAGTGTTTGTGCCTGAGCCACATGACACACCTCCAGTTATCCAGTCAAGTCGCTGGGCTAGCCTTCCACCTGAGCTACTTCGGGATGTGATTAAAAGATTGGAGGCAAGTGAAGGTACCTGGCCATCTCGTAAGGATGTTGTCGCCTGTGCAGCTGTGTGCAGAGCTTGGAGGGAGATGTGCAAAGAGATAGTAAGAAGTCCCGAGTTTTGTGGGAAGCTCACTTTTCCAATATCATTGAAACAG cCTGGAACCCGAGATGGAATGATTCAATGTTTCATCAAGAGGGACAAGTCGAAATTAACTTATCATCTATATCTGTGTCTTAGCCCTG CTGTGCTGGTTGAGAATGGGAAGTTCCTTCTATCAGCTAAAAGGATCCGTAGGACAGCTTGTACTGAATATGTTATCTCAATGGATGCCAATAACATATCACGATCGACCAACACGTACATTGGGAAGTTGAG GTCAAATTTTCTCGGTACAAAGTTCATAATTTATGACACACAGCCTCCATATAATGGGGCTGCCATCTGCCCGCCTGGACGAACAAGCCGCAGATTTTATTCCAAGAAAGTGTCTCCTAAAGTCCCATCGGGCAGCTACAGCATAGCTCAGGTGACATATGAGCTGAATGTCCTTGGCACCAGAGGACCACGTCGAATGCATTGCGTTATGCACTCTATTCCTGCCTCAGCCCTTGAGCCTGGTGGCACAGTTCCTGGCCAGCCTGACAGCCTTGTTTCACGCTCCCTGGAGGAGTCCTTCCGCAGCATGTCCTTCTCCAAGTCCATCATGGATCGTTCCATGGACTTCAGCAGCTCTCGCTTCTCTGATATCATAGGAGGAACTCAAGAGGGGGATGAAGGCGGAGAGGCCAAGGAGAGACCACTGGTTCTCAGGAacaaaccccccaggtggcatgaGCAGCTGCAGTGCTGGTGCCTAAATTTTCGTGGTCGGGTCACTGTTGCCTCAGTGAAGAACTTCCAGCTCATCGCTGCATCACAGCCCGCCGCTGGGGCACCTACACCATCTCAGCCAGCACCATCCGAGCATGATAAGATTATACTGCAGTTTGGCAAGGTTGCAAAGGATATGTTCACGATGGATTATCGCTACCCACTCTCGGCGTTCCAGGCATTCGCAATCTGTTTGAGTAGCTTCGACACCAAGCTGGCTTGTGAATAG
- the LOC135588745 gene encoding histone H3.2 yields MARTKQTARKSTGGKAPRKQLATKAARKSAPATGGVKKPHRFRPGTVALREIRKYQKSTELLIRKLPFQRLVREIAQDFKTDLRFQSSAVSALQEAAEAYLVGLFEDTNLCAIHAKRVTIMPKDIQLARRIRGERA; encoded by the coding sequence ATGGCGAGAACGAAACAGACCGCTCGCAAGTCCACCGGCGGGAAGGCACCGAGGAAGCAACTGGCGACGAAGGCGGCGAGGAAGTCGGCGCCCGCGACCGGCGGCGTGAAGAAGCCCCATCGTTTTCGCCCCGGGACGGTGGCCTTAAGGGAGATCCGCAAGTACCAGAAGAGCACGGAGCTCCTCATCCGGAAGCTGCCTTTCCAGAGGCTGGTGCGGGAGATCGCGCAAGACTTCAAGACGGACCTCCGGTTCCAAAGCTCCGCCGTGTCGGCCCTCCAGGAGGCGGCGGAGGCCTACCTCGTCGGCCTCTTCGAGGATACCAATCTCTGCGCGATCCACGCCAAGAGGGTGACCATCATGCCCAAGGACATCCAGCTCGCGCGCAGGATCCGCGGGGAGAGGGCTTGA